One genomic window of Mycteria americana isolate JAX WOST 10 ecotype Jacksonville Zoo and Gardens chromosome Z, USCA_MyAme_1.0, whole genome shotgun sequence includes the following:
- the LYRM7 gene encoding complex III assembly factor LYRM7: MASRGRVLKLFKLLHRTRQEVFKNDTRALEAARQKINEEFKNNQDETSEEKINELLKIASDVEVILRTSVIQAVHTDSDKILLIPRKDLLQDNTPYFDKPTKKHES, from the exons ATGGCGAGCCGCGGGAGG GTTTTgaagctttttaaattattacacaGAACCCGgcaagaagtttttaaaaatgatacTAGAGCCCTTGAAG ctgCAAGACAAAAGATAAATGAAGAATTCAAAAATAACCAAGATGAGACATCTGAAGAGAAGATAAATGAG CTTCTGAAAATAGCTTCAGATGTTGAAGTGATTCTCAGAACTTCTGTTATTCAGGCAGTTCACACAGATTCCGACAAAATAT tGCTAATACCCAGGAAAGATCTGCTACAAGACAACACTCCTTATTTTgataaaccaacaaaaaagcacGAATCCTGA